The following coding sequences are from one Capsicum annuum cultivar UCD-10X-F1 chromosome 3, UCD10Xv1.1, whole genome shotgun sequence window:
- the LOC107861943 gene encoding glyoxylase I 4 translates to MKGNTGNPLALTSLNHISLVCRSVEKSIEFYKNVLGFVPVRRPGSFNFNGAWLFSYGIGIHLLQSEDPEEMPKKTEINPKDNHISFQCESIDAVEKKLTEMGIKYVRQLVEEGGIYVDQLFFHDPDGFMVEICNCDNLPVIPLAGEMPRSCSRANIQLLQPQQAQQQSVVQVPVIKP, encoded by the exons atgaagGGGAATACTGGAAATCCACTGGCTTTGACATCCCTGAATCATATCTCCCTTGTCTGTAGATCAGTTGAAAAATCTATTGAATTTTACAAGAATGTTCTTGGTTTTGTGCCTGTTAGGAGGCCTGGATCATTCAATTTTAATGGCGCTTG GCTGTTTAGTTACGGAATTGGGATTCATTTGCTTCAATCGGAAGATCCTGAGGAAATGCCAAAGAAAACTGAAATCAATCCCAAAGATAACCACATCTCTTTCCAG TGTGAGAGCATAGATGCAGTGGAGAAAAAATTAACAGAAATGGGAATAAAATACGTGAGGCAGCTAGTGGAAGAAGGAGGTATATACGTGGATCaattatttttccatgacccagatgGCTTCATGGTTGAGATATGCAACTGTGACAACTTGCCAGTGATTCCACTGGCTGGCGAAATGCCTCGGTCATGCTCGAGGGCTAATATCCAGTTGCTTCAACCTCAACAAGCACAGCAACAATCCGTAGTACAAGTCCCAGTGATCAAGCCTTAG